One Eisenibacter elegans DSM 3317 genomic window, GCCCACGCGCAATTTTTGATTCAATTCTTGCTCTATTTCGGCATTGAAGCCCTGACTTTGGCGGATGATGAGCGAAGTTCCTGCCAGTCCATAAACAGGTAGTTTTTCTTTCAAGGCTTCCATTTGTTCAGATTTGAGCCCTTCGCCCATTAGGGTAATTTCAATCACAGAAGAATCTGCGTTGTAGTAACTGCTCTTGCTATCAATTACATAACTCTCCTTGAAGTTTGTATTTTCGGCCAAGAAGCGTTGTACATTGGTTTTGAAGACGGCCTGCTGCACCACTCTCCAACCTAAATATACACTAGGCACAAGGGTAATGATGGCAAAGGCTGTAATATAGATACGTACTTTGCGCTCGCTGCGAGGGTCTACGAGGTGTTCTTTTTCAAAGTTGAGCAGCCTCACCACTACAAAGGTAGACAGGCTGATGAAGACAGAGTTGATGAAGAATAGGTAAAATGCGCCCAAGAAAAACGGCCATTGCCCTGTGCCTAGGCCATAGCCCGCTGTACAAAGTGGGGGCATTAGGGCGGTAGCAATGGCTACGCCAGGGATGACATTACTCTTTTCCTTGCGCGAGCCCGCCACAATCCCGGCCAAGCCGCCAAAGGTGGCGATGAGCACATCAAAAATGGTGGGCTGAGTGCGTGCCAACAATTCGGATTGGGCTTCACTCAAAGGAGTAACGGCAAAATACAGTGCCGAAGTAATGACGCTGATGGCTACGGCAATGCCCAAATTTTTGACCGAACGCTTGAGCATAGGGAAGTCGTTGATACCGACGGCCAAGCCAATACCGACAATCGGCCCCATTAGTGGCGAAACCAACATCGCCCCAATAATGACAGCCGTAGAGTTGGTATTAAGCCCAACAGAGGCAAGGAAAATGGCAAAAATCAAAATCCAAGCATTGTGTCCCGTAAAGTTAATTTCCTTGCGGATACCTTGTTTGGTTCCTTCCTCATCAATCTCGCCACGAATGTCGAGCACCTTGAGCATAAAATCGCGGGTCTCTACAATAAGTTTTGCCAAAATTCGGCTAAGTTGTTTGATGGAATACTGCTTGTTACTGCTTTCGTCAGTAGGCTTTTCCGAAGGATTTACTTCAGGATTAGAGGGTGTGTGTTGCATAACAGGAATAGTTTGAAAGCCCCTAATTTGGGGTTATTCTATTACAAACGCAAATTATGGCTGTGGTTTGAGAATTTAGCAGGCAGGTTCTTGGGGGGAAGTAGGCGTGTTGTACTCAATCAAAATTGGTTTGGGCAATGTATCTGCTGAAAATCTTTGATAATCGAGAAAATCAAAGCCTATAAATTCTCAAATCTTGGGAATCTTGGCTTAACTTTGATATGACAAACACCCCTAAAAGCTTTTTTATGATACTCCTCAGTGCGTTAGATCTTAGCTTACCACTCAAAAATCCCATCCTGATTTTTGCCATCATTTTGTTTATCATCTTATTTGCGCCCCTTATTCTGAACAAGTTTAAGATTCCGCACCTGATAGGGCTGATTATCGCCGGCGCGGTTATTGGTCCCTTTGGTTTTGGGCTGATGGAGCGTGGCGACAGCATCAAGCTCTTTGGCACTGTAGGCTTGATGTACATTATGTTCTTGGCCGGATTGGAGATTGATTTGGTAGAGTTTAAGAAAAACAGCGGCAAAAGTCTCGTCTTTGGGATGTTTACCTTTCTTATTCCGATGGCTCTAGGTACTTTATCTGGGCTGTATGTCTTGAGCTTTGGCCTGCTGACTTCTATTTTGTTGGCCAGTATGTTTGCCTCACATACGTTGTTGGCCTACCCGTTGGTGAGTAAGCTGGGAGTGGCCAAGAACAGGGCCGTTACGATTACAGTCGGCGGAACGATGATTACGGATACCTTGGCGCTCTTGGTCTTGGCTGTGATTGTAGGAATGACCAAGGGCGAAATCAACCAAGCTTTTTGGATTAAACTCGGCGTATCAGTAGTCGTGTTTGCATTGGTAGTAATGTTGATTTTCCCGTTGATAGGCCGATGGTTTTTCAAACGCTTCGATGACAGTGTATCGCAGTATATTTTTGTGCTAGGGATGGTCTTTTTGGGTGCTTTTTTGGCTGAGTTGGCGGGCGTTGAGGGCATCATCGGGGCGTTTTTGGTCGGATTGGCGCTCAACAGGCTCATTCCCCATACCTCTGCCCTGATGAACAGGGTAGAGTTTGTAGGCAATGCATTATTTATTCCCTTTTTCTTGATAGGGGTGGGAATGTTGATCAATTATAAAGCTTTTTTCAAAGACCTCGATACCATCAAGGTGGCCTTGGTGATGTGTGTGGTGGCCACACTGGCCAAATTTTTGGCTGCTTGGCTTACCCAAAAAACTTTTCGTTTTAGTACAGATGAACGCCGCCTGATTTTTGGCCTCAGCAATGCCCAAGCAGCCGCTACCCTAGCCGCAGTGTTGGTGGGCTACGAGATTGTTATCGGCAAAACTCCGGCTGGCGAAGACATCCGGCTGCTCAACGAAAGCGTGCTCAACGGAACCATCTTGATGATCTTGGTTACCTGTACCATCGCCTCCTTTGTGGCGCAAAAAGGTGCACAAAATATTGCTTTACAAGAGGCGCAAGCAGGATCCGCAGAGGAAGAGGCTGGTAATAGTGCAGATAGCCAAGAGAAAATCTTGATAGCCCTAGACCACCCAGAGCTGGTGGAAGAGCTGGTGAACCTCAGCGTAACAGTAAAAAACAAGAAAAACCGCAGTGGCTTGTTGGCTGCACATATCATAGACAACCAAGAAGAGCGGGAAATAGCCGAAAAACGAGCCAAGAAAATTTTGCATCAAGCCGCTGTTACGGCTTCAGGCTCAGACAATGTGCTCTCAGAGCTGCTCCGCTACGATGTCAACCTCATCAACGGGCTTTCTAACCTTGCCCTAGAGCAACACGCCACTGATCTCGTCTTTGGCTTTAGCCAAGAAAAAGGACTGAGTATCTCATTTCTCAATACCCTTGATGGTATCTTGACCCGATGTAACACCACTACCTTGATATACAAACCTCTCCAGCCGCTCTCTACCATCAAAAGACACTTGGTCATTATCCCCGAAAATGCCGAGCGGGAGATTGGATTCCCGTTCTGGGTGATGAAAATCTGGAGCTTGGCCAAAAACACAGGTGCCAAAATGTTGTTCTATTGTACCGAAACAACAGAAGAGTACCTCCGTCAGGTATTGAAAAAGCACCCCATAGAAGCTGACTTCGAAACCTTCACCCAGTGGGAGGATTTTCTGATTATCCCACGAGACCTCAAACCCAATGACGGCCTGATTGTCGTGATGAGCCGTATTGGCGAACTCTCCTACAACAAGTATATGGCCAAGGTGCCGATGTATCTCAATAAATACATCAATCAAACAAGTGTGCTGCTGATCTATCCCATACAGCGCATCAACAACAGCGAAGGAGGGCTAAACTACAACCAACTCTCGCTCGAACCACTTCAAAACCACCTCAAAAGGCTGGATGATATTGGCAAAACTATCGTACAGATTTTTCGAAAACCCAAGGCGTAAGAGAGTATTTATACTCAACCAAAGCTCACAGTTTTCGCTGTGGGGATGAAAAATGTCCGGTGGCGTGGAATAATAACTAGGCATCAGATGTTCGGCAAGCCGAGTATTACCACGGAGTTAAATTTTTATCACCCCTGCAACACCCCTGCAATTGCTTTTAAATGGTTTGTGAATCAAGGCGGTAAGTCTTCTTTGGGGCTTCTAATGTCATTTTGAAGTTTAACATTCTACTCAAAATGAGTTCATTTTTGGGCTGTAGTATTGCACTCAGTTTATCGCCCAAGGGTGATAACAATCAACAATTAGTCAACTCCAAACCATTTCACAAAACCTTATGAAAAATAGCTTACTCCTATTGCTTTTTTGCTTGGGTAGCTTCTTTACGGCCTACGGTCAGAGCAATGGCTCGTTATCAGGCATAATCCAAGACGACAACGGTGAGCCTGTAGTAGGTGCAACAGTAGTATTGTTGGGCACTAACTACGCTACCATTACCAATACCACAGGGCGATATCAACTTAACAATGTAACGGCAGGCAACTATACCCTCGAAGTCCGTTTTGTGGGCTATGAGCGCGCCCAAACTACCGTAACAGTAACGGCAGGGCAGAATACCGAAGCCTCTCCCAAACTTCAAGAGAGTGCTGTCGTATTGAGCGGCTTGGTCGTTACGGCGCAAAAGCGTGAGCAGGTAACCCAAGATGTACCGGTGGCTATCAGCTCAGTAGACGCGAGCTTTTTGCGTAACAATGGTATTTTTGAAATCAACAACTTCTCGGAGTATGTCCCCGGCTTGCAAGTACAAGTACAGAGTGTGAATAACCCCGGCTTCGTAATTCGTGGCATTACCTCTGACAATGGCGCGTCGAATATCGAACCGCGTGTATCGGTATTTCAAGATGGTGTATCTATCTCTAAGTCAAGAGGTTCAGTGGTAGAGATGTTTGACTTTGAGCGTGTTGAAGTGCTCAAAGGCCCTCAGGGAACACTCTTTGGCCGTGGCGCTCAGATTGGTGCTGTCCACCTCATCCAAAACAAAGCCAAGAACGAAACCAGCGGCGAACTCACCATTGGCTATGGCAACCTAAACCAACAACTAGCCAACGGCTACCTAAACTTGCCCTTGGCCAAAGACAAGCTCTTCTTGCGCGTAGCGGGTATCTACAACTACCGCGATGGGTTTATTGAAAACCTTTCAGGAGGCAATCTCAACGGCAAAAATACAGCAGCCGGACGTTTGGCGATGCGTTGGTTGCCCGGACGCAACACCGTCGTAGACTTCATCTTCAACTACCAGAAGGACAACCCTCCGGGGACTTCGTTCAAGAGTGGTACTTTTGCTCCTGCGGGTGGCGATTTGAATCCGCGTAGTTTCGCTGATATGGAGCGTGGCCGTGACCTCTTCATCGACCGTGTAGTATGGGGCAATACCTTGCTCGTAAACCATACCTTCAGCGACCGCCTCGACCTGACTTCTACCACGGCCTACCGTGAGTTTGCCTCTGTAGAATCTTTTGATGCCGACGGCACTGCCGCTCCTGCACTTTGGTTTGCCGAAGAAGCCGAAGGCCGCCAATTTAGCCAAGAATTCCGCTTCAACTACCGCAACAACAAGTGGTTTTCGGGTTTTGCCGGTACGAGCTTCTTCTGGGAAGACGGCTCGCAAGGCGTACCCTTCGAAACCAACGAGCAGAGCTTGTATCCTTTGTTGACCCCCGTAATCAGAAATACGATTCAAACACTCCCGGGCTTGAGCCCAGAGCAGCGTGCCGGACTGTTGTTTTTAACACCTGCCGTTCCCTTGGTAGACAATAATGGCCGCCCCAATCTTGTTTCAAATATCCCTGTCAATCCCTTCTTTGCGCAAGCTGGTATTGCTGGCGCTCCTCTAAGAACATTACACAGAGAGAAGAATACAAACTTCGGAACTAACTATGCCTTTGAGGTATTTGCTGACGGAACCTTCAACATCAGCCCAAAACTAGACCTCACATTGGGCTTACGTGGTACTTATGAGAATATCACCAGCGGCTATCAA contains:
- a CDS encoding DUF389 domain-containing protein, with the protein product MQHTPSNPEVNPSEKPTDESSNKQYSIKQLSRILAKLIVETRDFMLKVLDIRGEIDEEGTKQGIRKEINFTGHNAWILIFAIFLASVGLNTNSTAVIIGAMLVSPLMGPIVGIGLAVGINDFPMLKRSVKNLGIAVAISVITSALYFAVTPLSEAQSELLARTQPTIFDVLIATFGGLAGIVAGSRKEKSNVIPGVAIATALMPPLCTAGYGLGTGQWPFFLGAFYLFFINSVFISLSTFVVVRLLNFEKEHLVDPRSERKVRIYITAFAIITLVPSVYLGWRVVQQAVFKTNVQRFLAENTNFKESYVIDSKSSYYNADSSVIEITLMGEGLKSEQMEALKEKLPVYGLAGTSLIIRQSQGFNAEIEQELNQKLRVGIIEDLYKRNEELIKDKDKKIGLLETELAKYKRTDIRTPQITKELKVLYKNLESFAYYDAIVANANTGKIDTIPTVIIRGTGFYNPQDLKQLLKVRLEKDTLQVIYY
- a CDS encoding cation:proton antiporter; this encodes MILLSALDLSLPLKNPILIFAIILFIILFAPLILNKFKIPHLIGLIIAGAVIGPFGFGLMERGDSIKLFGTVGLMYIMFLAGLEIDLVEFKKNSGKSLVFGMFTFLIPMALGTLSGLYVLSFGLLTSILLASMFASHTLLAYPLVSKLGVAKNRAVTITVGGTMITDTLALLVLAVIVGMTKGEINQAFWIKLGVSVVVFALVVMLIFPLIGRWFFKRFDDSVSQYIFVLGMVFLGAFLAELAGVEGIIGAFLVGLALNRLIPHTSALMNRVEFVGNALFIPFFLIGVGMLINYKAFFKDLDTIKVALVMCVVATLAKFLAAWLTQKTFRFSTDERRLIFGLSNAQAAATLAAVLVGYEIVIGKTPAGEDIRLLNESVLNGTILMILVTCTIASFVAQKGAQNIALQEAQAGSAEEEAGNSADSQEKILIALDHPELVEELVNLSVTVKNKKNRSGLLAAHIIDNQEEREIAEKRAKKILHQAAVTASGSDNVLSELLRYDVNLINGLSNLALEQHATDLVFGFSQEKGLSISFLNTLDGILTRCNTTTLIYKPLQPLSTIKRHLVIIPENAEREIGFPFWVMKIWSLAKNTGAKMLFYCTETTEEYLRQVLKKHPIEADFETFTQWEDFLIIPRDLKPNDGLIVVMSRIGELSYNKYMAKVPMYLNKYINQTSVLLIYPIQRINNSEGGLNYNQLSLEPLQNHLKRLDDIGKTIVQIFRKPKA
- a CDS encoding TonB-dependent receptor; the protein is MKNSLLLLLFCLGSFFTAYGQSNGSLSGIIQDDNGEPVVGATVVLLGTNYATITNTTGRYQLNNVTAGNYTLEVRFVGYERAQTTVTVTAGQNTEASPKLQESAVVLSGLVVTAQKREQVTQDVPVAISSVDASFLRNNGIFEINNFSEYVPGLQVQVQSVNNPGFVIRGITSDNGASNIEPRVSVFQDGVSISKSRGSVVEMFDFERVEVLKGPQGTLFGRGAQIGAVHLIQNKAKNETSGELTIGYGNLNQQLANGYLNLPLAKDKLFLRVAGIYNYRDGFIENLSGGNLNGKNTAAGRLAMRWLPGRNTVVDFIFNYQKDNPPGTSFKSGTFAPAGGDLNPRSFADMERGRDLFIDRVVWGNTLLVNHTFSDRLDLTSTTAYREFASVESFDADGTAAPALWFAEEAEGRQFSQEFRFNYRNNKWFSGFAGTSFFWEDGSQGVPFETNEQSLYPLLTPVIRNTIQTLPGLSPEQRAGLLFLTPAVPLVDNNGRPNLVSNIPVNPFFAQAGIAGAPLRTLHREKNTNFGTNYAFEVFADGTFNISPKLDLTLGLRGTYENITSGYQVETSQTPSPLGVLTRNFPNILFRPTGNQRLEANREFWSMVGRAAVVYKATDNINIFASAARGRRPNVVQFRNNEPEVLNAEVVWSYELGAKTLWLNNRLQVDVNGFYYDYSNFQTQIAELTNEGLRFFPRDGGEASAIGGEANFQYAISRNFSVFSNYAYIDAKFDDTDKDGNRQELAGNRFRLTPEHSVSLGFNWTVPITDDFTYFLTPNYTYKSKVFFEEENQPGVEQDGYGLLNVRTGFRWKNKYQATFYMYNVLDENYVIDAGNTGGAFGIPTFIAGLPRWFGVQLNARF